The segment GACTGTATGAGTTGCTTCCACCTTTTGCTGTTCATATAGCATTCAGATAATGGCATAACTAAATCAAACATATTTTCACATACAGGAGATAAAACATTCAAGGAACTCATGGTATAAAtgctaaagaaaaataatttgttttgctCAGTTCCAATAAAATGAAAGTCTTCCCAGGAATTGTCTAGAGAAGCCTAATTATTTCTATTATTCTCCATCATACTTAGAGGGAAGAGCACACAAGAGGAATTACCTGCATGCTATGAATCCACCATGGCAACCTGCAGCCTTACTTAAAGTGCCTATGCATATGTCAACATCTCCTTCACAATTGAACTCTTCAGCCACTCCACCCCCATTTTTACCACAAACAAATGTTCCATGGGCCTGGGAATAAAAATCTCAACAAGAGTAACTCTCTATTGTTCAGGGCATATAATGCATTGAAGAAGGTAAACAGGAAGAAGCCATTTTTGCCTCTACCATTCATTAACTAAACCAAGATGCATGTTGATAGTTGAAAGTTAAAAGAATGAATATGATTGTCAGAGATGTGATCTAGCCATATTCTCCATACTTTAGCCATCAATAAATCATAGACTTCACGTTGGGGTTAACCATAATCCCAAGATGAGTTTGTGTACAAGACACATCTTCTTTTGATATCATAAGCATTAATACTAAAAGTGACTTACATCATCAATGACTAACAAAAACTGGTGCTTCCTGCGAAGCTTCACAAGTTCGATCATTGGTGCAAAGTCTCCATCCATACTAAATAGACTGCAATAAAAAGAGATTGAAGTCATCCACCAAATCCAACAATGCACAGACGCACACACACGTGACACATATGTAGAAACACCCTCTTTGTAAATGATGAAATAACACAAAAGTTTAGAAGATGAACCTAATTAGTACACCAGACATAAAGTCTGTCAGAGAACAAACCAAGACGTGAACACAATTAGCTAAACAAATAAAGACTACACTGTTTCCCACTGACTAACAAAGCCCATCCTAGCACAGTCATTTACATGGTGATAAATGTGAACCACTAAAGATTAAAAAGACATCTTGGAAGTCCCCTATCTAaacttcatttattatttttttttataagtatctaaacttcatttattatataataatttgttCTCATTATGATCTGAATGAGAAGAATGATATATAATACAAGCCTCAGAATATCCTAGTGGGATCCATGTGTGTCAAAGATGGCCACCTTTGACTTTGATGTATATGCCCAGAGGAATGCAAGagaatttttttcaacaattattCTCAACCCAATCCACGAtaaaagtttctttttctttttttcttttttttttgaggggaaaaaacaagtgaagaagtgcacATTTGACAACATAATAAATGGATAAAAGAGAATTAAATTTAGAATATCAAAAGaaagcattaaaatttaaaaccatgCACTGTGCTTTTCTGGCTCTCATTTTTGCCTAATTTTCTCAGCCACATGGAGCTTGCTAAAGTGAAATTGTAAGTAACGCATATTACAACATGACTAACCCATCAGTCACAACGACTTTCCTCTTCGTTTTGCAATTCAATCTGTCAAAACACAAATGCATCAATTATATCATTCTTGGGTAGAGTATGCTAAACAATGACGTGAGACTGAAAATTTAAGAGAAAATGGTAAAACCTACAACAGTGCATTAAGGTGAGACATGTCACAATGTCTATAGATGAACAATTCCACACTTTTTTGTCGCTCAGCAAGACGAATACCATCAATTATTGATGCATGATTCAGTGAATCAGAAAATATGGCAATCCTTTCTTCCTCCAAAGGTGTCCTGCGTGCAGTCAAGAGAGCACCAACGTTTCCTAATGCCACCATCACGGCCATATTCGCTGAAAACCCTGTAGGACAAAGAAGGCAATCCTATAGcataaatattaaacaaaaatgcATCAGTTTTCAGTTGAAAAAACTAGAAAATGTCAGATGATCTGCAAATGGTGATCAAAAGAACACAACCCAATTTATTAAACCTCCAAGAAAACTACATAATTGCTTTATGAGTTTCAATGTACCATAGTACATCTTGCAAAACCTGTGATCTGGATAATTATCATCACTGGAACCAAGTCAATCATGAATGTAGTATACCAAAACCCTTATTGGCATTCATTCAAACCCTGGCTCATGCCAACATGTTATGAATTTCTTAATCATACTTTTGGGTTCTTATACCATGAACAACTTGAATTTCTTGAGAAATGGTTAGATAtaataacaagaaaaaatttataaaaaagaaaaaccatataAACTGCTCAAGTCATTTTTATAATACATACCTCTTTCATCTTTAGATCTGCCAAGCACAACTCCAATAGCCTATGGTAATTGGTATAGCCACATATTAGAGCAGAACCCCTTGGGCCCATTCCAAGTTCTAGGGCAGCCTGGTTTACAATTAGCAGTCCTTTTAGGAAAAGgagaactatttttaaaaattaaaaaaaattaaaaataaaaaaataaaataaaataaaataaaataaaataaaaaaaccctatGAACTTGGGGAAAGTATACTTTGAGTAAAGAAATATCATTAAGCACACCTTTGCAGCAGCCTTTCCAATTGTAGGATGTGAACTCAAGCCCAAATAATCATTTCCAGAGAACAAAAGTAGCTTTCTGAACTGCTGAGGGCAGGACTCTGCTTCATTACCAGTTATTTTATCTCTGCAGACAGCCTCATCCCCTGCAATGATCAGTGTCAATGTGAATAATGAGatgatatatatttgtaaaattcaACAACAAATAAGGCCCTTGAGAGTCTAAGATATATGCATATCTTCTTAAACTAAGACATCTTATCATGCCCAATTGACACCATATCGGTACTTGGTGAGAACAAAAGATAAGACACCGGATTGTGATAAAAGTTCCAATAAAATGTTTCATAACTGCCGAGCATAATTGAGTTACGTATTCTTGTTCACCATATTCTTCAATATCATTTGCCCAAATTTCACATTACATCAAACTTAACCTCACTGTCCTCACCAGAACTTATTTGTCATCCGTCAATGCATCATTTAGCAGCCAATATATTTATCCAACACACACACTAAGAGCATTAGTTTCTCCCATTCTCATTCCACTATTCCCATATCTCATCATGATTGCCCGCTTAAACACACACCCCAGCCAAAACAGAACATTCATTGACCCACAAGAGTTGCCTACTTGCATGTAAGCTGTAACAATGAAATAAGTCAAACCCATTTTGGCATACAACCCTCACTACCCCCACGCTAAAATTCACACACTAAATTTTCTCACCAGACATAAATATGTCCATATTGCACTCGGTTTTACAATGACTTACAAACACaatagttggttttggtttaCAATTCAGACATTCACTATTATTACTTGCATGCATAACcaatgaaatcaaaaggcaaaaaCGTTATTAGCTTCATAATGCAAATACGCAGAGCATATTCAAATCTCAAACATcacccacaatttttttttttttcaaaaaccaaagcAAATAAAGATAGGATTTTggtgagaaaagaagaaggttaCCAGTACTGGGAATGTCACAGACCCATCTCTGAAACGTTTCTTCTGCAATCTGGACCTCCACAGAGGACCGGTCCCACTGTTGCATTTCATCGTACACCTGGAAGAGATCTTTTCCGGCTTCTTCATGGTCGGATATTGAGGAgctttgagcttcattttcaaTGGGTTTTGATTGTTGGTCATTGGGGAGGTGAATGGGTCTCAGAGACCGCAGGAGTTTCAGATTTTCGAGCTTTACAAGTGCCTCTTCGACCAAGTTGTCCCACAAGTTCATTGTTTCCATTAgcagagagagacagagagagagagggagagagaggtaGTTATTAGATTTGGACTGGAACGAGCGTAGTTGGCTTGGTTAGCTGCTACTAGGACTAAAAGTTAAAAGGGTGATCACCTAACCCACAATACAAACGTCGGCTGATTATTACAGGTGGGAGAGGGATTTTGTGTCAAATGATATCGTGTTAGTTGTGTCAAAATAATATTCCACTATTAACTGATAAATGAAAGACATGTATTTATgggtatttatttttatctacatgTCTctcatttattagattttgatacCACTGACGTAGtatcatttgatataaaatactttttttttatatggacaGAGTGTATGTGTGTGACCTTAGTTAAAATCGTGTTTTCAACATAAACatgatttcaaaattataaatatgttttaaaaacaCGATTTGTAGGAGCATTCATATTGGGAATGACATATGCTATATGTAGGGAAATTTTAGCATAAAAGTCCAAAACTCCCCACACATTCGGACTTGTAAAAaccaactattgcaaaaaaatttgcaatagtgctaaagtgcaattctaaaggtagaattgcactgtaactcaaaaaaaaaaaaaaaaaaaaattattcacttactttatcaattcctctctctctctctcaccgggtttttgggttttgggttttgggtttttgcttttatttgggttttgaaatatattattttattatgtagaaatattattttaatgtgttgtattgtaaaataaaagttggaatgctgagagtattgtaaaatggtatgatataattgataaagtagctttttgggaTGATAAAATAGGATGTGATAGAATTTTGGGATGTGAATGCTCGAAGATTGTGAGTACAAACATGTGGAACAAATATTAAGGTTTTGAAAAttagttttgatgaatttgaaattttgaaataccaTTTAGGAAATTGTGTGAATTTtaataacttattaaaaaaattgcttaaATAGTTGATGCACACCCAATTTTTTATAAGCTATAAAatataggacaaaatttagctacaaaattagttgtagccttaggttacaaacttactcaataaaataaaaattactacatattttgaaaatctaaccgttgaatttcatgttctttaCTCTCTTAAtacaaatgtcaaattttgtatcaatcagatattatttaccatatgatctataagcttatattttatgcataattttaaattacaaaactttgcaatttaaacaatttattgatgatatagctattgatgtttaattttctagaaattttgcaagcatggaggttataagaaaaagaagtaattcaacggtggatttgtcaaaatttatctctaataaaatgatattgaataaggttgtagtcttaagttacaaccaattttataactaaattttatcctaaaaCATATAAACACAACTCATCAATCCAATCCAATCTAATCCTACCCATGTGGGCAAGATTGGGTTTGTTTCTATACTAggaatgggttgggttggttaGGAGAAATTAATCTGAGAAGATCAAGTTAGGTTAAAAAAAACCATGtcatgcacacccctaactACCAAGTTGGAGTGTAGTTGAGTAGTTCACTCCTTGGTGGGACTTGGGAGTGTGGGAGGAGAGTAAGATAAACCATTTGGAAAATACTAAAActagtataaattttattataaaatacttACATACCTTCGTAGCAATGAATGTTATATTTCTATATTTCATAATCTAATGAATGTTTTcaattaatctatatatatatataaaaccgaagcctttgctggcaccacaattttccacgtcagcacaatatttaaaaaataaaaaataaaaaataaataaaaattataactcctcaaaatcctagcaaccttacccctctctcaagttaagaaatataaagtcacggtttctgcaaactctctctttctccaaacgtaggaagccctaaagcattcaagatctacaaaaccctagcaaccttacccctctctcaagttaagaaatataaagccacagtttctgcaaactctctctctccagacgtaggaagccctaaagcattcaagatctacaatgcacggtatagattttagcttataaagttcagcttttgtaaggttagttttgtttatatattaattaatacatggtactttgttcaccattgaatactcatataatcaatttccaattcagtgttcaagaattaaaccaaaattctaactgcgctatcataaaatattattattagtatgaattttatagagttgcggtgttcaagaattaaaccaaaattcttttaaattatctataatattttgtcctctgaaaattttatctctttgattttagtatattgtgtttcttaagctatagagagattttctttggtttctgcaaactctctctctctccagattttctttagtccttatgtttaggtttaggtttaggttttaagagatttatcagttttatgttttttttttttttaatttgttttatgtaaggttagtttgtttacatcagttctttatctcaaagataaggcttttatttctaccgcaagaactgtttaggtatgtatcccttgcaagcacacatgaacttaaattgtcttttaatatatgcatgctttattattttctaatagttttcccgtgcatcgcacgggttagcgactagtctatatatatatataaaaccgaaacttttgaaactcccacatttttccacatcagcattatttaaaaaaaccgaaacttttgaaactcccacatttttccacatcagcattatttaaaaaaataaaactattaaaaaaaatttccacatcatttaaaaaaataaaactattaaaaaataaataaaaccctaaagaCCATACGCAAAACCTATTCCTCCCCAAAAGCAACCCGATAAAACCTATTTCTATCTGTGTCTCTCCTTCAAACGCAAAACTATTTCTCCCCAAAACAAACCTGATAAAACCTATTTCTATCTCTGTCTCTCCTTCAAACACTGCAGGACCCATACGCAGGAACCCAAAAACAGAAAAGCCAGACGCAGATCTTTCTCTCTTCCCCTGCGACGGTAACCGAATTCAACTACGCCACAAATGCTCTCTTCCCCTGCGACGGTAACCGAATTCAACTATGCCACAAATGCTTCGCCTCACAACCAACCAACATCAGACTGCTGGAACGGCTACAggtaaaatcttttatattaattttgggTGTTTAATAGGATTTAGGTTCGgctatttgttttggttttgatttaagaaattggttcagattttgttttgatttagaaTTGGTTTTTATCAATACTTGAAACCCTAATATAGGTTCTCCCTCAATTTTGGTTCCTTTCAATGtatcaaattttactacaaaattgAAATAGTAAAAGGGGGAAGGGCAAGCTGCTTATGTGGCTTGGGGATATGGGTTTTGGCATCAGAATCAACCCCACATCAGAATCAATCTAGGTTGGATTATAAACTGTAACATAGcgattatttacttttttgttgatgggttggtttgattttctttaaactttgtaTTACATGTTGATATTGGTAACATAAATGTGCATACATATGTTTTGTATAGCAGACAGTTTATATTGTGatatctattttgtttttccaGGTTCTTTGACTGTCACATACATGTTACAGGTACACTTTGTCACAAAGCTATTCAATTACTTGATTATTATCAGGTTTAAttgtaaagaaattaaaatggggttttttggattttagggaGGCATTACTCACCAAGATTCTGCCGGCCATAAGGGTACAATTGGACCCTGTGATGTGCAGGTAAAGACATATTTTGAGTATGTTGGAAAAATTTGTTGCATTTTAAGGTCTTTTATGAGAAAcaaagatggattttttttggtaaagacaTATTTTGAGTATGTTggaaaaatttgttgtgttttaaggtcttttatgagaaacaaagatggatttttttttggtttgatctgTATTGAGTTTCCCCTTTTTACAGTCTAATTAaatatttgggtttgttttagtttcactattaataaaatatttggatttgttttggtttcattATTAATGTTCTGGGATATCACATAAAgttcaattttgttgttttttctttgttctgaCATGTGTTAAttgatatagaaaaaaaaagaaaaaaagaagagattgttGGCCAATAAATGAGGAAGAGCAGGGCAAAGGGAAGATAGTATAAATTGGGGCATTGCAAAGCCAATACTCACTTTGATTGGTAATCTGGTGCCTTCTTTGTTTACaacataatttatatttttttagaatttgttattCTTATTCCATTGATATTGTGAGCTATAGATGGTTCTCTTAAAAAAGAACCACTATAGGCATGAGAATTACAAATTGTTTGCAAAGACTTGAGCAATTGAAACTATTAcctttttcatttcaaaatggtAGCAACAGTCACCTTCTCCTTGCTTCATTTATAGTTAGGACATTTTGGGCCTACAAATGAATATGAATTGGTTGCCTCCTCTACTTGATCACTTTAGAAGTCTAAGATGTTTAGGCCCTGTTTGGTAGAGTTGTTAAACAATATATTTTCAGCTTTTAAACAGCattacacacattttcacaCACATTTTTacccacacatatttcaaaaaactacaaacaacattaTCCAAACTCCTCTACTAAACGGGCCCTTAATTTTCTTTATCCAACTTCACTGCtaactcttttgttttttgtttttattttttatttttataatagttatcttcaaattaatttgacacttggtatcttttcttttaatccATGATTCCTTAATGTGATATCTTATAATTGGAACTGTTTTTGGCTTTAAGATaggagaaaattttaattgccaaatcatttttctaaaactttgTATATTATGTTTAGAATACTTCAATTTCATATTAATCTGATAAGATTTTTTAATGTTCCTACTGCCTATGTCTTAGCTTATGTATTATGTCTTTATATTAACTAATGATATACATTTCTATTTGTCTCTATTTAATCATTAGTTTGATAGGCATTTTTAACCATTAGTTTGATAGTTATATCCAATAGCGGGTTTATGCACGGAGTTTCTGACCATGGAGTGGGACTCTGCAACTTAAAGATTGCTCTTTCCAGATCTAGGTGATTCAGTGCTAACATTGTTCCTTTACCAATGAAGGAAAACACCGCATCCCTCCTATGCATGTAGAGCAATATTTTTGTCGCTGAACAAAGTATATGAGAAGGTAAAATCATGAAATTCATTGTTCAAAATGTTCCACCTATATc is part of the Quercus robur chromosome 9, dhQueRobu3.1, whole genome shotgun sequence genome and harbors:
- the LOC126699276 gene encoding 8-amino-7-oxononanoate synthase-like, with protein sequence METMNLWDNLVEEALVKLENLKLLRSLRPIHLPNDQQSKPIENEAQSSSISDHEEAGKDLFQVYDEMQQWDRSSVEVQIAEETFQRWVCDIPSTGDEAVCRDKITGNEAESCPQQFRKLLLFSGNDYLGLSSHPTIGKAAAKAALELGMGPRGSALICGYTNYHRLLELCLADLKMKEDCLLCPTGFSANMAVMVALGNVGALLTARRTPLEEERIAIFSDSLNHASIIDGIRLAERQKSVELFIYRHCDMSHLNALLLNCKTKRKVVVTDGLFSMDGDFAPMIELVKLRRKHQFLLVIDDAHGTFVCGKNGGGVAEEFNCEGDVDICIGTLSKAAGCHGGFIACSKRWKQLIQSRGRSFIFSTAMPVPIAAAAHAAVLVAKKETWRRREIWKRVQDFHALTGIPITSPIISLIVGSEEKALQSSRHLLRSGFHVTAIRPPTVPPNSCRLRVTLTAVHTMDDLKKLTTALSQCIDFQDIGIQNSSGYARL
- the LOC126699278 gene encoding uncharacterized protein LOC126699278, with product MPQMLRLTTNQHQTAGTATGSLTVTYMLQGGITHQDSAGHKGTIGPCDVQVKTYFEYVGKICCILRSFMRNKDGFFLVKTYFEYVGKICCVLRSFMRNKDGFFFGLICIEFPLFTV